A stretch of the Litorilinea aerophila genome encodes the following:
- a CDS encoding S8 family serine peptidase — protein MTTAELWRQNQGRNSVAVEATGELPSGFPAHLRRRRFAGLGTVAGLALLLLALLLMAVHGVAAAHDDDPDDSEDEVRIVGVVLSAPPGADGIGIWSVAADGITYTVQVNSETKFHDDVVPGVGQRVRVDGQLLEPGLLLAHELRLESQDGSDEDDEWHGLLLSTPAGGTGQGLWVIQIGQGATLTATADANTRFDPADLSQFVPGIWVEIRGTLLPDSTVLASRIRMDEYEAGEVVVRLQPDAISSTVANRYGLVARSTLLADAHIYLLASPDDENEVSLVDLLRQDPDVVWAELNYVNSVPESEGYKTWGWGDRSDEYINQYAFEQVGLPAVSAYYTGTGILVAVLDTGVDLQHPALVDRLQLPGLDVVSGDTVPQDEGPPPGGAPGLAWGHGTHVAGIVARLAPGSRILPVRVLDANGRGNTFLLAYAIEWAVDQGADVINLSLGTPYNSQVLQEAIQAAIDRGVVVVAAAGNSNTDTPQYPAAYADVLAVTAVDGANRKASFANYGWVDLAAPGVGITSTVIGPEGHGYGSWSGTSMAAPFVSGGAALVRTKLAQPSAAPGGRAGVLAVAGRLRESARPLDAYDAQYGDKLGGLLDLEAALLEQEPVPLELRLFIPWIQR, from the coding sequence ATGACGACAGCTGAACTCTGGCGTCAAAACCAAGGCAGAAATTCGGTGGCTGTAGAAGCGACCGGTGAACTTCCGTCGGGGTTTCCCGCCCATCTGCGCCGCCGGCGCTTTGCCGGCCTGGGGACCGTGGCGGGCCTGGCGCTGCTGTTGCTGGCCCTGCTGCTGATGGCCGTGCACGGTGTCGCCGCAGCCCATGATGACGACCCCGATGATTCGGAGGATGAGGTTCGCATCGTGGGCGTGGTGCTCTCTGCTCCTCCCGGCGCAGACGGCATCGGCATCTGGTCCGTGGCTGCGGATGGCATCACCTACACCGTCCAGGTCAACAGCGAGACCAAATTTCACGACGATGTGGTGCCAGGTGTGGGCCAACGGGTGCGGGTGGATGGCCAGCTCCTGGAGCCGGGGCTCCTGCTGGCCCACGAACTGCGCCTGGAATCCCAGGACGGCAGCGATGAGGACGACGAGTGGCACGGCCTGTTGCTCTCCACCCCAGCCGGGGGTACGGGTCAGGGGCTGTGGGTGATCCAGATTGGCCAGGGCGCCACCCTGACTGCCACCGCCGACGCCAACACCCGATTCGACCCCGCCGATCTGTCCCAATTCGTGCCGGGCATCTGGGTGGAGATCCGGGGTACGCTCCTGCCCGATAGCACGGTGCTGGCCAGCCGCATCCGCATGGACGAGTATGAGGCTGGGGAGGTGGTGGTGCGCCTGCAGCCGGACGCCATCTCCAGCACCGTGGCCAACCGTTATGGCCTGGTGGCCCGTTCCACCCTCCTGGCCGATGCCCACATCTACCTCCTGGCCAGCCCCGATGACGAGAACGAAGTCAGCCTGGTGGACCTGCTCCGGCAGGATCCCGATGTGGTGTGGGCCGAGCTGAACTACGTGAACAGCGTGCCGGAAAGTGAGGGGTACAAGACCTGGGGATGGGGTGACCGCTCCGACGAATACATCAACCAGTACGCCTTTGAGCAGGTGGGGCTGCCCGCGGTCTCGGCCTACTACACGGGAACTGGCATCCTGGTGGCCGTGCTGGACACCGGCGTCGACCTGCAGCACCCGGCCCTGGTGGACCGGCTCCAGTTGCCCGGCCTGGACGTGGTGTCGGGGGACACCGTGCCCCAGGACGAGGGCCCGCCGCCCGGGGGGGCTCCTGGCCTGGCCTGGGGCCATGGCACCCATGTGGCCGGCATCGTGGCCCGCCTGGCCCCAGGCAGCCGAATCCTGCCGGTGCGGGTGCTGGATGCCAACGGCCGGGGCAACACCTTCCTGCTGGCCTATGCCATCGAGTGGGCGGTCGATCAGGGCGCGGATGTGATCAACCTGAGCCTGGGCACGCCGTACAATTCTCAGGTTTTGCAGGAGGCGATCCAGGCGGCCATTGACCGGGGCGTGGTGGTGGTGGCGGCGGCGGGCAACAGCAACACCGACACTCCCCAATACCCCGCGGCCTACGCCGACGTGCTGGCGGTGACCGCGGTGGATGGGGCCAACCGCAAGGCCTCCTTCGCCAACTACGGTTGGGTGGACCTGGCCGCGCCGGGTGTGGGCATCACGTCCACCGTCATCGGGCCGGAAGGCCATGGCTACGGCAGTTGGAGCGGCACCTCCATGGCCGCGCCCTTTGTGAGCGGGGGGGCTGCCCTGGTGCGGACCAAACTGGCGCAGCCCTCCGCCGCGCCAGGCGGCCGGGCCGGGGTACTGGCGGTGGCCGGCCGCCTGCGGGAGAGCGCCCGGCCCCTGGATGCCTACGACGCCCAGTACGGGGATAAGCTGGGCGGGCTGCTGGATCTGGAGGCGGCCCTGCTGGAGCAGGAGCCTGTGCCCCTGGAGCTGCGCCTCTTTATCCCGTGGATTCAGCGGTAG
- the icd gene encoding NADP-dependent isocitrate dehydrogenase has product MGFEKIVVPIDGEKITLQDGKLQVPDRPIVAFIEGDGTGPDIWAASQPVLEAAVEKAYGGQRKIAWMEVYAGEKANEVYGEPIWLPQETLDAIDEYLVAIKGPLTTPVGGGIRSINVALRQRLDLYACVRPVQYFQGVPSPVKRPELVNMVIFRENTEDIYAGIEWEAYSDGARKVIQFLRDEMGVNKIRFPESSGIGIKPVSEEGTSRLVRAAIQYAIDNNRKSVTLVHKGNIMKFTEGAFMQWGYKVAVEEFGAKPLDGGPWHVLPNGIIIKDVIADAMLQQVLTRPAEYDVIATLNLNGDYISDALAAQVGGIGIAPGANINYVTGRAIFEATHGTAPKYAGQDKVNPSSVILSGEMMLRHLGWHEAADLILKAMERTIGQKIVTYDFARLMEGATEVKCSEFGQALIRNM; this is encoded by the coding sequence ATGGGTTTTGAAAAAATTGTCGTGCCCATCGACGGCGAGAAGATCACCCTGCAGGATGGCAAGCTGCAGGTACCGGATCGCCCCATCGTGGCCTTCATCGAGGGGGATGGGACCGGCCCGGACATCTGGGCGGCCAGCCAGCCGGTGTTGGAGGCAGCCGTGGAGAAGGCCTATGGGGGCCAGCGCAAGATCGCCTGGATGGAGGTCTACGCCGGCGAAAAGGCCAATGAAGTCTACGGCGAGCCCATCTGGCTTCCCCAGGAGACGCTGGACGCCATCGACGAGTACCTGGTGGCCATCAAGGGGCCCCTGACCACGCCGGTGGGGGGCGGCATCCGCAGCATCAACGTGGCCCTGCGCCAGCGGCTGGACCTCTACGCGTGTGTGCGCCCGGTCCAGTATTTCCAGGGTGTCCCCAGCCCGGTCAAGCGGCCGGAGCTGGTCAACATGGTCATCTTCCGGGAGAACACCGAAGACATCTACGCGGGCATCGAGTGGGAGGCCTACAGCGACGGCGCCCGCAAGGTGATCCAGTTCCTGCGGGATGAGATGGGCGTCAACAAGATCCGCTTCCCGGAGAGCAGCGGCATTGGCATCAAGCCGGTGAGCGAGGAGGGGACCAGCCGGCTGGTGCGGGCGGCCATCCAGTACGCCATCGACAACAACCGCAAGAGCGTCACCCTGGTCCACAAGGGCAACATCATGAAGTTCACCGAGGGCGCCTTCATGCAGTGGGGGTACAAGGTGGCTGTGGAAGAGTTCGGGGCCAAGCCCCTGGATGGTGGCCCGTGGCATGTGCTGCCCAACGGCATCATCATCAAGGACGTCATCGCCGATGCCATGCTCCAGCAGGTGCTCACCCGCCCGGCGGAGTACGACGTCATCGCCACGCTGAACCTGAACGGCGACTACATCAGCGATGCCCTGGCTGCCCAGGTGGGTGGCATCGGCATTGCGCCGGGCGCCAACATCAACTACGTCACCGGGCGAGCCATCTTCGAAGCCACCCACGGCACGGCCCCCAAGTACGCCGGCCAGGACAAGGTCAACCCCTCGTCGGTGATCCTGAGCGGCGAGATGATGTTGCGCCACCTGGGCTGGCACGAAGCCGCGGATCTCATTCTCAAGGCCATGGAGCGCACCATTGGCCAGAAGATCGTCACCTACGATTTCGCCCGGCTGATGGAAGGCGCCACTGAAGTCAAGTGCAGTGAGTTCGGGCAGGCGTTGATCCGCAACATGTAG
- a CDS encoding anti-sigma factor, whose product MEQEQLSPEDPQHTGRSESTETDETAAQTQSQRCAELEALLPAYALGATDPEEAALVRAALADCPQAAQKLAEYEALAESLLYSAPPQRLPPHLATRIQAAIAQPAPAPARPGPLDRLRQAWQGWSLAGRLAGASLALLLVLNGYWIQHTLRLQHELQQMNEKLQQQNIALFVLASESRQQLTLPPAQEGSPAHASVIWTPEYDTAILLAESFPRLTDDQVYQLWLLKDGERISAGLFTVDDLGAGALVFHTPQPLDQYDIIGITPEPAGGSPGPTAPPVVRLQM is encoded by the coding sequence ATGGAACAGGAACAGTTGTCACCGGAAGATCCACAACATACCGGCCGGTCTGAATCGACGGAAACGGACGAAACAGCCGCCCAAACCCAAAGCCAACGCTGCGCAGAGCTGGAGGCGTTGTTGCCCGCCTATGCCCTGGGCGCGACGGATCCAGAGGAAGCGGCCCTGGTCCGGGCCGCCCTGGCCGACTGCCCCCAGGCGGCCCAAAAACTGGCGGAATACGAAGCCCTGGCCGAAAGCCTGCTCTACAGCGCGCCGCCCCAGCGCCTCCCCCCCCACCTGGCCACGCGTATCCAGGCGGCCATCGCCCAACCCGCGCCCGCCCCAGCCCGGCCCGGTCCGCTGGATCGCCTGCGCCAGGCCTGGCAAGGGTGGTCCCTGGCCGGCCGGCTGGCCGGGGCTTCTCTGGCGTTGCTGTTGGTGCTCAACGGCTACTGGATTCAACACACCTTGCGGCTCCAGCACGAGCTGCAGCAGATGAACGAAAAGCTGCAACAACAGAACATCGCCCTCTTCGTGCTGGCCTCGGAGAGCCGACAGCAGTTGACCCTGCCGCCGGCCCAGGAAGGCAGCCCGGCCCACGCCTCGGTCATCTGGACGCCCGAGTACGACACCGCCATCCTGCTGGCGGAATCCTTCCCCCGCCTGACAGACGACCAGGTCTACCAGCTCTGGCTGCTCAAGGACGGCGAACGGATCAGCGCCGGCCTGTTCACCGTGGACGATCTGGGCGCCGGCGCGCTGGTCTTCCATACCCCACAGCCGCTGGACCAGTACGACATCATCGGCATCACGCCGGAACCGGCCGGAGGTAGCCCCGGCCCCACTGCCCCCCCTGTCGTGCGGCTTCAGATGTAG
- a CDS encoding SDR family NAD(P)-dependent oxidoreductase, giving the protein MARKKLQGQVAIITGGGRGIGAAAATRLAQAGAAVVVTARSQEEIEALASRLRQDGAQAIAVPADVSDPEQVEEVVESALDQFGRVDILVNNAGVIWPVEELAETDADEWVYNIYVNMIGPFLMARNVLPLMLEQGYGRILNISSGAAQTPIPGLSAYCAAKAGLDMWTRVLALELTGTGVTANVLYPGMVDTDMQSDIRSVDTSESRLNFDLWHRAHAEGRLRSPQEVAGLIYWLVGPWSRRFNGQVFHDADTEWLAQVRRDLGE; this is encoded by the coding sequence ATGGCACGGAAGAAATTGCAGGGACAGGTGGCCATCATCACCGGCGGCGGGCGAGGCATCGGCGCCGCGGCGGCAACCCGGCTGGCCCAGGCCGGTGCCGCGGTCGTGGTGACGGCCCGCAGCCAGGAGGAAATTGAGGCGCTGGCAAGTCGGCTGCGCCAGGACGGTGCGCAGGCCATTGCCGTGCCCGCGGATGTGAGCGACCCGGAACAGGTGGAAGAGGTGGTGGAATCCGCCCTGGATCAGTTCGGCCGGGTGGACATCCTGGTCAACAACGCGGGCGTGATCTGGCCGGTGGAGGAGTTGGCCGAGACCGACGCAGACGAGTGGGTCTACAACATTTATGTCAATATGATCGGGCCGTTCCTCATGGCCCGCAACGTCCTGCCCCTGATGCTGGAGCAGGGCTACGGCCGCATCCTCAACATCAGTAGCGGCGCCGCCCAAACGCCCATCCCCGGGCTCAGCGCCTACTGCGCCGCCAAGGCCGGGTTGGACATGTGGACCCGGGTGCTGGCCCTGGAGCTCACGGGCACCGGCGTCACCGCCAACGTGCTCTACCCGGGCATGGTGGACACCGATATGCAGAGCGACATCCGCAGTGTAGACACCAGCGAGAGTCGCCTCAACTTTGACCTGTGGCATCGGGCCCACGCCGAAGGCCGCCTCCGTTCACCCCAGGAGGTCGCCGGGCTCATCTACTGGCTGGTCGGTCCCTGGAGCCGCCGCTTCAACGGCCAGGTGTTCCACGACGCTGATACCGAATGGCTGGCACAGGTCCGCCGGGATCTGGGGGAGTGA
- a CDS encoding DUF5666 domain-containing protein, with translation MGRRWPRIPLLIALVGIAALAFLTGVVQAAQAGDDQDWRGIVVSMPQGGFQGEWVIGGRTFVADAGTDFSQEDAPLTVGGCAHVDFVMEGQVARALEIKGKALIECNEDGSATPTPDDTPGTPEPSATPSETPEPSATPSGTPGPTTTPSATPTRDDDDHDGELKLYGFIEAMPDSGLIGQWTVNGVLLETTASTEFEQDYGAFAVGVCVEVEYRQVNGINQVEKLETEHSYKCQGQGNDDNPGDDRHHGELYGLLQVFPPGLIGEWVIGGITFVADQNTEFKQEGGPFAVGVTVKVEFVTDSNNVHHATEIKVKFRNEDDGEDRDGDGEREGAEGQAYGLIELFPPGLQGTWVIGGIEYTATGSTEFKQEHGLFGLGVRVRVEYFVDSSGGRVATEIKVTDDNGNTQDPTHFKLVGFVQEMPTASFIGQWRIGNTLFVADGATQFKEDHGLLAIGAYVEVEYTVSGGENRIHEIETQVPPGAGDNNRLGVIQEMRAAAAAAVDAQASQIWRIDGVDYVITASTRLSDSQGELAVGSSAVVNSYTADDGQEVATRVASINLDHQIFLPAVGR, from the coding sequence ATGGGACGCCGATGGCCGCGCATTCCGCTGCTGATCGCGCTGGTCGGAATCGCCGCCCTGGCGTTCCTGACCGGCGTGGTCCAGGCCGCCCAGGCCGGCGACGACCAGGATTGGCGGGGCATCGTGGTCTCCATGCCCCAGGGCGGCTTTCAAGGCGAGTGGGTGATCGGCGGCCGCACCTTTGTGGCCGATGCCGGCACCGACTTCAGCCAGGAGGATGCGCCCCTGACCGTGGGCGGCTGTGCCCACGTGGACTTCGTCATGGAGGGCCAGGTGGCCCGGGCCCTGGAGATCAAGGGCAAGGCCCTCATCGAATGTAACGAGGACGGCAGTGCCACCCCCACGCCCGATGATACCCCGGGCACGCCAGAGCCTTCGGCGACTCCCTCCGAGACGCCAGAGCCCTCCGCTACCCCCTCTGGGACGCCGGGGCCCACCACCACGCCTTCGGCCACCCCAACCCGGGATGACGACGACCACGACGGCGAGCTGAAGCTCTACGGCTTCATCGAAGCCATGCCGGACAGCGGCCTCATCGGCCAGTGGACGGTGAACGGCGTGCTCCTGGAAACCACCGCCAGCACCGAATTCGAGCAAGACTACGGCGCCTTCGCCGTGGGCGTCTGTGTGGAGGTGGAATACCGGCAGGTGAACGGTATCAACCAGGTGGAAAAGCTGGAGACGGAGCACAGCTACAAATGTCAGGGCCAGGGCAACGATGACAACCCGGGCGATGATCGCCACCACGGCGAGCTCTACGGCCTTCTCCAGGTCTTCCCGCCCGGCCTGATCGGCGAGTGGGTGATCGGTGGCATCACCTTCGTGGCAGACCAGAACACCGAGTTCAAGCAGGAAGGTGGCCCCTTCGCCGTGGGCGTCACCGTCAAGGTGGAATTCGTCACCGACAGCAACAACGTTCACCACGCCACGGAAATCAAGGTGAAGTTCCGCAACGAGGATGACGGCGAGGACCGGGACGGGGACGGCGAGCGCGAAGGCGCGGAAGGACAGGCCTACGGCCTGATTGAGCTCTTCCCGCCAGGCCTCCAGGGCACCTGGGTCATCGGCGGCATCGAGTACACCGCCACCGGTTCCACCGAGTTCAAGCAGGAGCACGGCCTCTTCGGCCTGGGTGTGCGGGTCCGGGTGGAGTATTTCGTGGACAGCAGCGGCGGTCGGGTGGCCACCGAGATCAAGGTGACCGACGACAATGGCAATACCCAGGATCCCACCCACTTCAAGCTGGTGGGTTTCGTCCAGGAGATGCCGACTGCCTCCTTCATCGGCCAGTGGCGCATCGGCAACACCCTCTTCGTGGCCGACGGGGCGACCCAATTCAAGGAGGACCACGGCCTGCTGGCCATCGGTGCCTATGTGGAGGTGGAGTACACCGTCAGCGGCGGGGAGAACCGGATCCACGAGATCGAGACCCAGGTGCCGCCGGGCGCCGGAGACAACAACCGGCTGGGAGTGATCCAGGAGATGCGGGCGGCCGCCGCGGCTGCAGTGGATGCCCAGGCCAGCCAGATCTGGCGCATCGACGGCGTGGACTACGTCATCACCGCCTCTACCCGGCTCAGCGACAGCCAGGGCGAACTGGCGGTGGGCTCGTCCGCGGTGGTGAACAGCTACACGGCCGACGACGGCCAGGAGGTGGCGACCCGGGTGGCCAGCATCAACCTGGACCACCAGATCTTCCTGCCTGCTGTGGGGCGTTAA
- a CDS encoding sigma-70 family RNA polymerase sigma factor, with amino-acid sequence MAQSSQEAASPDDQQLIQLVRQRDQHALMALYQRYGQLVFSLAMRVLQEQGAAEEVTQDVFLKIWQQPERWQPQLGQFSSWLLTITRNAAIDRLRAEQRRSGRRVSLALQHNTLADPAEPVGNARWVDGQILRRLMGYLPDDQRQVIELAYFGGFTHSELAQELGLPLGTVKTRLRIGLQKLRQLWMESVEFHKKPPEEI; translated from the coding sequence ATGGCACAGAGCAGCCAGGAAGCCGCCTCACCAGACGACCAGCAGCTCATCCAGCTTGTTCGCCAACGGGATCAGCATGCGCTCATGGCGCTCTACCAGCGCTATGGGCAGCTGGTGTTCAGCCTGGCCATGCGGGTGCTGCAGGAGCAGGGCGCGGCGGAAGAAGTCACCCAGGATGTGTTTCTGAAAATCTGGCAACAACCCGAGCGCTGGCAGCCCCAACTGGGCCAGTTCAGCAGCTGGCTGTTGACCATCACCCGCAACGCGGCCATCGACCGCCTGCGGGCCGAACAACGTCGCTCGGGACGCCGGGTCTCCCTGGCCCTCCAGCACAACACCCTGGCCGATCCGGCGGAACCCGTGGGCAACGCCCGCTGGGTGGACGGCCAGATCCTGCGGCGGCTGATGGGCTACCTGCCCGACGACCAGCGCCAGGTCATCGAGCTGGCCTACTTTGGCGGCTTCACCCACAGCGAGCTGGCCCAGGAGCTGGGCCTGCCCCTGGGCACAGTCAAGACCCGGCTGCGTATCGGTCTGCAGAAGCTCCGGCAACTCTGGATGGAAAGTGTGGAATTTCACAAAAAACCGCCGGAGGAGATCTAA